Genomic segment of Limnohabitans sp. INBF002:
CACGCTTCGGGCCTTGCTGCGACAAGATCCTGACGTGATCATGGTGGGTGAAATTCGCGATTTAGAAACTGCCGAAATTGCCATTCAAGCGGCACAAACTGGCCATTTAGTTCTCTCAACACTGCATACCAACGACGCCCCCAGCACCTTAGCGCGGCTGCGCCACATGGGCATTGCGGCATTCAACGTGGCTGCGAGCGTCAACCTCATCACAGCACAACGGCTGATCCGACGTTTGTGTGACAAATGCAAAAGCCCTTTAGATGCAGAACAAACCGCCTTCTTTTTCAACACATTAACGCCGCAAGACAGCCAAGCCATTCCAGCCGACTCACGCGCACACGCCGCACTGTACAAAGCGGTCGGCTGCCACGCCTGCGACAAAGGCTACAAAGGACGCATCGGCATTTACCAAGTCATGCCTGTCAGTGATGCCATGCAAACATGCATCATCCGTGACAACGACACCCAAACCTTGGCTGCGCAAGCCGCACTGGAGGGCGTGCGTACCTTAAGGCAAGCCGGATGGTTGAAGGTCTTGCAAGGCATCACCACCATGGACGAGGTCATGGCCCTCACCAACCATGGCTGAGCATCGCTACGCATGGCGGGGTAACGATCGACAAGGGCAGCGCTTGCGGGGCGAAATGCAAGCGAATAGCCCAAGCGATGTGGCTGAATGGTTGCGTCAGCAGCGCATTCGACCCACCCAGATCCAACGTCAATGGACACTGCCACCTTGGCTGAGGCGCACAAGAAGACCACGCATTCAGACTGACGAGCTCACACAAATGACCCGCCAGTTGGCCACGCTGCTGCACGCAGGCGTGCCGCTGCTTCAATCCTTTGACATGCTCGGCAAAGGTCTCGCCCCCTCCGACCTTCAAACTCTCATTCGCGATGTGCACACCCAAATTGAAGGAGGCATTGCACTCAACCAAGCTTTCAGAAAACACCAGGTGTTCGATGCGTTTTATTGCAATCTGGTCGCGGCTGGCGAAATGTCAGGCACGCTGGATGTTGTGCTCGATCGGTTGGCGCACCATCTTGAAAAAACGCAAGCGCTGCAGGCCACGGTCCGCTCAGCGTTGGTCTATCCCGCCGCAATTCTGGTGATTGCGCTCACGGTCCTCGCACTGATCTTGGTGTTTGTGGTGCCTGCTTTTCAAAACATCTTTGCCTCGTTCGGTGCCGAGTTGCCTTGGCTCACGCGGATGGTCATTGCGCTCAGTGAGACGTTTCAACGCTATGGCTTGGCCTGTGCGGCGTTAGGCATCGCCGCTGCGTGGTGGGCGCGCCACCAAATCAGGCACCGTGTGGCTTGGCAGGCACGCCTGGATCGTTTTTTGCTGCGCATCCCGATTGCTGGCCAACTCATACGCCATGCCTGCACCGCGCGCTGGACACGCACCTTGGCCACTCTATTTACAGCAGGCGTGCCACTGACTGAGGCCTTAGACGTGGTCCAGGGCGTGACAGGCAACGCGGTGTTTCAAGCTGCAACGCGGTCCATCCAAGCGCAGTTGATGCGAGGCACATCACTCTCGAAAGCACTGGACAGCACCGAGGCACTCTTTCCACCCATGGTCGGGCAAATGTGCGCCATTGGCGAAGAGTCTGGCGCACTCGATCACATGCTCGCCAAAACGGCCGACTACTACGAACGCGACGTCGACAGCACCGTGGCGAGACTGTCTACACTCATGGAACCCTTCATCATGGTGGTGCTGGGTGTCTTGATTGGCGGCTTGGTGATGGCTTTGTATCTTCCAATTTTTCAACTGGGGCAAGTGGTATGACGTGGCTCATCGCCTTTGGCCTCGGACTTTTGGTTGGCAGTTTTGTGAATGTTGCGGTTCACCGTTTGCCACGCATGGTGATGGCTGAGCCCAATACCATTCACACAAATCAACGCTACGACTTGTGCTGGCCCGCCTCACATTGCCCGCAGTGCCACACGCCTTTGAAATGGCACCACAACATTCCTTTGCTCAGCTTTGTTTGGCTGAAAGGTCGCTGCGGTTTTTGCCAACAAGCCATCCACCCGCTGTATCCACTGCTTGAAGTGATCACGGCTCTGACGTGGGTTGCATGCGCATGGCACTGGGGGTTCAATGTCACGGCGCTTTGCTGGGCACTCTTTGCAACAACACTGCTGGCTTTGGCCGTGATTGATTGGCAAACCACGCTGCTCCCCGATGATCTAACGCAAGCGTTGGTGTGGGGTGGCCTCATCGCCAGCGCCAGTGGTGGGCTGCCACTTCGCCTAGATCAATCCGTTTGGGGTGCTGTCATGGGCTATGGTGTGCTTTGGTGCGTGGCCACGGCGTTTGAACGCATCACAGGCAAGCAAGGCATGGGGGCTGGCGACTTCAAATTACTGGCTGGCTTAGGCGCTTGGCTGGGGCCGCTGGCTTTGATTCCCTTGCTGATGTTGGCCAGCTTGAGCGGCGCCATCTTTGGTTTGACACTCAAATTCAT
This window contains:
- a CDS encoding type II secretion system F family protein → MTRQLATLLHAGVPLLQSFDMLGKGLAPSDLQTLIRDVHTQIEGGIALNQAFRKHQVFDAFYCNLVAAGEMSGTLDVVLDRLAHHLEKTQALQATVRSALVYPAAILVIALTVLALILVFVVPAFQNIFASFGAELPWLTRMVIALSETFQRYGLACAALGIAAAWWARHQIRHRVAWQARLDRFLLRIPIAGQLIRHACTARWTRTLATLFTAGVPLTEALDVVQGVTGNAVFQAATRSIQAQLMRGTSLSKALDSTEALFPPMVGQMCAIGEESGALDHMLAKTADYYERDVDSTVARLSTLMEPFIMVVLGVLIGGLVMALYLPIFQLGQVV
- a CDS encoding A24 family peptidase; its protein translation is MTWLIAFGLGLLVGSFVNVAVHRLPRMVMAEPNTIHTNQRYDLCWPASHCPQCHTPLKWHHNIPLLSFVWLKGRCGFCQQAIHPLYPLLEVITALTWVACAWHWGFNVTALCWALFATTLLALAVIDWQTTLLPDDLTQALVWGGLIASASGGLPLRLDQSVWGAVMGYGVLWCVATAFERITGKQGMGAGDFKLLAGLGAWLGPLALIPLLMLASLSGAIFGLTLKFIDRLHPDGYVPFGPFLAAAGLLIAVVGMGPIAAWLGWSFFA